A stretch of the Aegilops tauschii subsp. strangulata cultivar AL8/78 chromosome 4, Aet v6.0, whole genome shotgun sequence genome encodes the following:
- the LOC109786436 gene encoding lipid phosphate phosphatase gamma → MSGAGEYREMAASVPPALKAITLTHVRYHRGDRVGLFLAWVSLIPVFISLGGFISHFMFRRELQGICFALGLLVSQVLNELIKHSVAQSRPASCELLETCDSHGWPSSHAQYTFFFATYLSLFVLRRSPASRVMAAFSWPLAFLTMLSRVYLGYHTVPQVFAGAVVGLVFGAIWYWFANTILAQYFPMIEESAIGRWFYIKDTSHIQDVLKFEYDNARAARKKVATD, encoded by the exons ATGTCCGGGGCCGGGGAGTACCGGGAGATGGCCGCGTCGGTGCCGCCGGCGCTCAAGGCCATCACGCTCACCCACGTCCGCTACCACCGGGGCGACAGGGTCGGCCTCTTCCTCGCGTGGGTCTCCCTAATCCCCGTCTTCATCAGCCTCGGCGGCTTCATCTCCCACTTCATGTTCCGCCGCGAGCTGCAGGGCATCTGCTTCGCCTTGGGGCTCCTCGTCTCGCAGGTCCTCAACGAGCTCATCAAGCACTCCGTCGCGCAGTCCCGCCCGGCCTCGTGCGAGCTGCTCGAGACCTGCGACTCCCACGGATGGCCGTCCAGCCACGCGCAGTACACCTTCTTCTTCGCCACGTACCTCTCGCTCTTCGTGCTCCGGAGGTCGCCGGCGAGCCGCGTCATGGCCGCCTTCTCATGGCCTCTCGCGTTCCTCACCATGCTCTCCAGGGTGTATCTCGGCTACCACACCGTCCCGCAG GTTTTCGCGGGAGCAGTAGTCGGCCTTGTATTTGGTGCTATCTGGTACTGGTTCGCCAACACCATTCTTGCTCAATACTTCCCAATGATTGAGGAGAGCGCAATTGGGAGGTGGTTTTATATCAAGGATACTTCACATATTCAAGATGTGCTCAAGTTTGAGTATGATAATGCAAgggcggcaaggaagaaagttgCTACTGATTGA